A window of the Cystobacter fuscus genome harbors these coding sequences:
- a CDS encoding glutamate synthase subunit beta — MGKTTGFQEWQHVPAPKREKSERIKDWREFTLPLSADEAKRQSGRCMDCGVPFCHQGCPLGNPIPEFNDAVYRGKWREAFLALSGTHNFPEFTGRLCPAPCEAACVLNIDQDPVTIEQMEKEIIERAFAEGWVKAHPPAHRTGKRVAVVGSGPAGLAAAAQLNQAGHHVTVFERDDRPGGMLRYGIPDFKLEKSVIDRRIKLLEQEGIEFRCGVDVGREPGWRALRGQYDALVLAVGAQRGKDLTVPGRELSGVVMAMDYLTHQNRVVAGLASLEPRFNAAGKRVIILGGGDTGSDCLGTALRQGAAHVMQVSYAPPPPAVRALNNPWPRWPLVFRTSSSQEEGGQREFGLVTQRLEGQDGQLKALHSVKVELTTGTDGKPSLVEIPGSQTAHPVDLLVLAIGFTGPDSPSLSEELGVKLTPRGTVQVDSHFATSADGVFCAGDASRGASLIVWAFADGRETARSVDAYLSRGTSALPTRGKDCAVG, encoded by the coding sequence ATGGGCAAGACGACGGGTTTCCAGGAGTGGCAGCACGTGCCCGCGCCGAAGCGGGAGAAGTCCGAGCGCATCAAGGACTGGCGCGAGTTCACCCTCCCTCTGTCCGCCGACGAGGCGAAGCGGCAGTCGGGGCGATGTATGGACTGTGGTGTGCCCTTCTGTCACCAGGGCTGTCCGCTGGGCAATCCCATCCCCGAGTTCAACGACGCGGTGTATCGGGGCAAGTGGAGGGAGGCATTCCTCGCGCTCAGCGGCACCCACAACTTCCCCGAGTTCACCGGTCGCCTGTGCCCCGCGCCCTGCGAGGCCGCGTGCGTGCTCAACATCGATCAGGATCCGGTGACCATCGAGCAGATGGAGAAGGAGATCATCGAGCGCGCCTTCGCGGAAGGGTGGGTGAAGGCCCATCCGCCCGCGCACCGCACCGGCAAGCGCGTGGCGGTGGTGGGCTCGGGACCCGCGGGGCTCGCGGCGGCGGCGCAGCTCAACCAGGCGGGACACCACGTCACCGTGTTCGAGCGGGATGATCGTCCGGGCGGCATGCTTCGCTACGGCATCCCCGACTTCAAGCTGGAGAAGTCCGTCATCGACCGGCGGATCAAGCTCCTGGAGCAGGAGGGCATCGAGTTCCGCTGCGGCGTGGACGTGGGCCGCGAGCCGGGCTGGCGCGCGCTGCGCGGGCAGTACGACGCGCTGGTGCTGGCCGTGGGTGCCCAGCGCGGCAAGGATCTCACCGTGCCCGGGCGTGAGCTGTCCGGCGTGGTGATGGCCATGGACTACCTGACGCACCAGAACCGGGTGGTGGCGGGCCTCGCCTCGCTCGAGCCCCGGTTCAACGCGGCCGGCAAGCGGGTGATCATCCTCGGGGGTGGCGACACGGGCTCGGACTGCCTGGGCACGGCGCTGCGTCAGGGCGCGGCGCACGTGATGCAGGTGTCGTACGCGCCCCCGCCCCCCGCGGTGCGGGCCCTGAACAACCCGTGGCCCCGCTGGCCGCTCGTCTTCCGCACCTCGTCCAGCCAGGAGGAGGGCGGCCAGCGCGAGTTCGGTCTGGTCACCCAGCGCCTGGAGGGGCAGGACGGCCAGCTCAAGGCCCTGCACTCGGTGAAGGTGGAGCTGACGACGGGGACGGATGGCAAGCCCTCGCTCGTGGAGATTCCCGGCTCGCAGACGGCCCACCCGGTGGACCTGCTCGTGCTCGCCATTGGCTTCACGGGACCGGACAGCCCCTCGTTGTCCGAGGAGCTGGGCGTGAAGCTCACTCCCCGGGGGACCGTGCAGGTGGACTCCCACTTCGCCACCTCGGCGGACGGCGTGTTCTGCGCGGGCGACGCGAGCCGCGGGGCGAGCCTCATCGTCTGGGCGTTCGCGGACGGGCGCGAGACGGCCCGCTCCGTCGATGCGTACCTCTCCCGGGGCACCTCCGCCCTGCCCACGCGTGGCAAGGACTGCGCCGTCGGCTGA